Proteins from one Mugil cephalus isolate CIBA_MC_2020 chromosome 15, CIBA_Mcephalus_1.1, whole genome shotgun sequence genomic window:
- the bhlha9 gene encoding class A basic helix-loop-helix protein 9 → MSCSSVAGSEFSEEELELGGLGQGEYEDSSKASFQDSESSSSSPSEPEEGQTKKRNRPVRSKARRMAANVRERKRILDYNQAFNALRVALNHDLSGKRLSKIATLQRAINRISALSVFLSSNPPSKPCAHRECNRSSAGPAALGASRLEQTRVTVPRLEHQSYVPWHASFPHQMQSQPGPHVHRLPGEAHVYMDNTASSCPPSPHFPCYPTEGQLYASHGHCSSPHNHPPSPLRYPQVGEGLGYQPGMWGPCTQGYMDTYVEPSAALGLSWQVSYLQEPEHSLPDVL, encoded by the coding sequence ATGAGCTGCAGCAGTGTTGCAGGTTCAGAATTctctgaggaggagctggagctcgGCGGGCTCGGCCAAGGTGAATACGAGGACAGCTCCAAAGCGTCGTTCCAAGACAGCGAGAGTTCAAGCAGCAGCCCCAGCGAACCGGAGGAAGGTCAGACCAAGAAGAGGAATCGACCCGTCCGCTCGAAAGCCCGAAGAATGGCCGCTAACGTGCGCGAGAGGAAACGCATTCTGGACTACAACCAGGCGTTCAATGCCCTCCGCGTCGCTCTGAATCACGACCTCAGCGGCAAACGGCTCTCGAAGATCGCCACTTTGCAGAGGGCCATCAACCGCATCTCTGCCCTCTCAGTGTTCCTGAGCTCAAATCCCCCCAGCAAGCCCTGCGCCCACCGAGAGTGCAACAGGTCGTCTGCGGGGCCGGCAGCGTTGGGAGCGTCTCGACTCGAGCAAACCAGGGTGACGGTCCCTCGTCTGGAGCATCAAAGCTACGTCCCCTGGCACGCGTCCTTCCCCCACCAGATGCAGTCACAGCCAGGGCCTCACGTGCACAGGCTGCCCGGGGAGGCACACGTGTACATGGACAACACTGCGTCATCGTGCCCCCCGTCGCCGCACTTCCCTTGTTATCCCACCGAGGGACAGCTTTACGCCTCGCACGGACACTGCAGCAGCCCCCACAACCATCCGCCCAGTCCCCTGCGGTACCCTCAGGTGGGCGAGGGGCTGGGGTACCAGCCGGGCATGTGGGGCCCGTGCACTCAAGGATACATGGACACTTATGTGGAGCCTTCAGCCGCGTTGGGGCTTTCATGGCAggtgagctacctgcaggagccAGAGCACAGCC